In Streptosporangiales bacterium, the genomic stretch CGGACGCCGTCCGCGCGATCGCCGCGGCGGTCCCCGGCGCCGCGCGCGCGGCGGGAGAGTCCGCGCGCTCGGCCCGCGCCGCGCTCGCCGGGTCGCCCGCTCCCCGCACGACGGTGCACGGCGACTTCTCCACCGACCAGGTGCTCGTCTGCCCCGACGAGCTCCGCCTGCTCGATCTCGACCGCGCCACCGTCGACGACCCGGCCGTCGACCTCGCGAGCTGGTTCGCCGCCGAAGTCGTCGCGGAGCGTGCCCCCGCGGACGCGGAGCCCCGCGAGGTGCTGGCGCCGCTGCTCGACGGCTTTCCCGCAGCCACGCGAGCGCCGCTGCTCCGCCGTCTCGACCACCACGCCGCCGTCGCCCTGCTGAAGCGTGCGGTCGAGCCGTTCCGCACCCACGCCGACGACTGGCCCACCTTCGTCGACGCCTACGTGCGCGCCGCCCACCGCCTCGCGGAACGGACACCCCGCTCATGACGACCACATCCCCCGACACGGCGCGGTGTCCTGACGCTGTGACCGTCCCGTCGTCCGGGCGCACGTTGCGCGTGCGGCGCGCATGGCCGCGCAGCGACGGGCACGTGCTGCTGGAGCTCGGCGGCGACGACGGCAGCCGCGTCGCCGGGCAGTGGTTCGCCGACCGCGGCGAGCTCGCGCACGTGGCCGCGCGCACGCCGGCTCCCGGTGAGGCCGTCCCCGAGTCCAGCGTGCTCCTCCAACCGGACGGCGCCGACCATCGGCTGCCGGCGCTCGCGACGCTGCTGCGGCGTCCCGGCAGCAGCCTCGTCGCGCACCGCCCCGGGCGGCGGGCCGTGGTGCGGATGCCCGAGGGCGACGCGGTGCGCTACGCGAAGGTCGTCCGCCGGGGGCGCTCGCTCGACCTCGTCGCGAAGGCGCGGCTCGTCGACGAGCGGGCCGCCGGCGTGGTGACCGTGCCGCGGCTCGTCCGGCACCACGCCGACAGCGGCGTGCTCGTGTGGTCGGAGGTCGCCGGGCCGACGCTGCACGAGCAGGGCACCGACCGGTCGTGGCCGGCCGAGGAGGTCCGCCGCGTCTGGAACGCCGTCGGCGTCGCCGTGCGCAGGATGCACAACGGCCTCCCCGGCGCCGACCTCCCGCGCTACGACGCCTGCGCCGAGTACGTGAGCACCGTCCACTGGCTGTACGCCGCCGAGCGCCATGGCCTGCTCCCGCCCGTCGACGTCGACCACACGCTCGCCGAGCTGCGGGCGAGACGGCCGGGGTCGATCGGCGTCCTGCACCGCGACCTGCACGACAAGCAGCTCGTGCTCGCGACCGGCCGGCTGCTCGGCCTGCTCGACCTCGACACGCTCGCGGTCGGGGAGCGCGCGCTCGACGTCGCGAACCTGCTCGGCCACCTCGAACTGCGGGTGCTGCAGGGACTGCTCCTGCCGCACCAGGCCGAGGCCGCACGCGACGGCCTGCTCACCGGCTGCGCCCCCGACGCCGCGACGCTCTCCCGCATCCCCGCGTACCTCACGGCCACCCGGCTGCGCCTCGCCGGCGTCTACGCATTCCGTCCGCTGTGGCGCTCGGTGGCACACAAGCTCCTCGGCCGCGCCCTGCGTCGCCCCGGCTAGACCTGGCCGTGGTGTTCACACCGTGAGT encodes the following:
- a CDS encoding phosphotransferase, coding for DAVRAIAAAVPGAARAAGESARSARAALAGSPAPRTTVHGDFSTDQVLVCPDELRLLDLDRATVDDPAVDLASWFAAEVVAERAPADAEPREVLAPLLDGFPAATRAPLLRRLDHHAAVALLKRAVEPFRTHADDWPTFVDAYVRAAHRLAERTPRS